Proteins from a genomic interval of Ptychodera flava strain L36383 chromosome 7, AS_Pfla_20210202, whole genome shotgun sequence:
- the LOC139136967 gene encoding uncharacterized protein, whose amino-acid sequence MRKREIQYRIAKHLVDLGQFEESTLKDYEPESTSELRKLELELQTNLEIKKLELQMEKERQALEKEKIQMQLEMEERQREKDRQERLEMKRLELGQSGKFFPSDKFDITKHFRLVPPFQEKDVDKYFLHFEKIAQSLNWPKESWSMLLQSALVGKAREIYIQLSVEQASNYDSVKELILKGYELVPEAYRQKFRDCEKAKDQTYVEFARTKEQLFDRWCSSEKVSQNYDKLRQLVLIEEFKRCIRSDIKTFINEQKADTLEVAARLADDYSLTHKSSFLSKPSQSFSYRNNAGKFNSSFSSKNFSKDSRKSNDNSSQNSSNTPTSSDPKSQSPSDKQFGTLSCNYCKKDGHLMSDCFKLKRKREGQSGQSGSKPTGFISSSTQLESNNVCNTFSEVKPLSSPINEVKVNSSQDSIMGIFEPFIHDGFISLSSDFSSATPVKILRDTGASQSLLLADTLPFSEKSFSGSKVLIKGVDCNDYIPVPLHNVYLSSDFVSGPVTLGIRPFLPFEGIHLLLGNDLAGDKVITNPLVTDNPTLDQDPEPIEQEIPDLFPSCAITRAMSKKTSENQILSKIMSQMLT is encoded by the coding sequence atgcgcaagagggaaatacagtaccgtattgccaaacatctagttgatttaggccaatttgaggaatccaccctgaaagattatgagcccgagtctacctctgaactcagaaaattagaattagaattgcagacaaatttggagatcaagaaactagaattacaaatggaaaaagagagacaggcattagaaaaagaaaaaatacaaatgcaattagaaatggaagaaagacagagagagaaagacaggcaggaaagattagaaatgaaacgtttagagcttggacagtcaggaaaattcttcccttcagacaagtttgacatcactaagcatttcaggttagttccccctttccaagaaaaggatgttgataaatatttccttcattttgagaaaattgctcagagtctgaactggcctaaggagtcctggtctatgcttttgcagagtgctttggtgggtaaagccagagaaatttacattcaattgtcagtagagcaggcttcaaattatgattctgtgaaggaattaattctcaagggttatgagttggtgcctgaagcgtaccgtcagaaatttagggattgtgagaaggcgaaagaccaaacttatgttgaatttgctcgaacaaaagaacaactgtttgatcgctggtgttcttctgaaaaggtcagtcagaattatgacaaattacgacaacttgttttgattgaggaatttaaaaggtgcatccggagtgacatcaagacgtttatcaatgaacaaaaggcagatacattagaggttgctgcacgtttggccgatgattattcattgacccacaaatcttcatttctcagcaaaccatcccagtccttttcatacagaaacaatgcaggtaaatttaactcctccttttcatccaagaatttctcaaaggacagtagaaaatcaaatgacaacagttcacaaaattcaagtaacactcccacatcatcagatcccaagtctcaatctccttctgacaaacagttcggtacactttcttgtaattattgtaagaaagacggccatttaatgtcagattgtttcaaattgaaaagaaaacgtgaaggtcaaagtggtcaaagtggatctaagcccaccggctttatttcttcatcaactcaattagagtctaataatgtgtgcaacacattttctgaggttaaacccctctcatccccaattaatgaggtcaaggtcaattcttctcaagatagcattatgggtattttcgaaccatttattcatgatggttttatatcactttctagtgatttttcttccgctacccctgtcaaaattctaagagataccggggcgtcccagtctcttttgttggcagataccctgccgttttctgaaaagtcattttcaggttctaaagttcttattaagggggtagattgcaatgactacattcctgttcctctccataatgtctacttgtcttcggactttgtttctggacctgtgactttaggtattaggccttttttgccttttgaagggattcaccttcttcttggaaacgaccttgctggggacaaggtcattactaatccacttgtgactgataatcctactttagatcaggatccagagccaattgaacaagagatacccgatttatttccttcatgtgccattactcgagccatgtcaaagaaaacttccgagaatcaaatactctcaaaaataatgtcacagatgttgacttaa